One window from the genome of Rufibacter tibetensis encodes:
- a CDS encoding pyridoxal phosphate-dependent aminotransferase has protein sequence MITTEQKTLSDRITSLAESQTIAMAKKARELAAKGVDVINLSFGEPDFQTPQYIKDAAKKAIDDGYTFYTPVAGYPDLRKAIVEKLRRDNGLEYGPENIVVSTGAKQSIANAVMCLVNPGDEVIIISPYWVSYEEVVKLAEGIPVPVKGPLENDFKITAQQLEEAITSNTKLVMYSSPCNPTGSVFTKDELAAFAAILEKHPQIHVIADEIYEYINFTGEHYSLARFESIKDRVITVNGFSKGYAMTGWRVGYIAAHKDIADACDKMQSQITSGTCSIAQKAAQAALEGGRESAEEMSASYLRRRDLVLGLMNDIPGIKTYVPQGAFYIFPDVSAFFGKSAGDIKIENSNDLAMYLLNDAHVSLVEGGAFGAPQCIRFSFAASDAKLIEALERIKASLAKLS, from the coding sequence ATGATCACTACCGAACAAAAAACACTTTCAGACCGCATCACCTCCCTTGCCGAATCACAAACCATCGCCATGGCGAAAAAGGCGCGTGAGTTGGCAGCCAAAGGAGTGGACGTGATAAACCTTTCCTTCGGGGAACCAGATTTCCAGACGCCGCAGTACATCAAAGATGCCGCTAAAAAGGCAATTGATGACGGCTATACTTTTTATACTCCGGTTGCCGGTTACCCAGATCTGCGCAAGGCGATTGTAGAGAAACTTCGCCGCGACAACGGCCTGGAGTATGGTCCTGAGAACATTGTGGTTTCTACCGGAGCCAAGCAATCCATTGCCAATGCGGTAATGTGCCTGGTGAACCCTGGCGATGAGGTCATCATCATCTCCCCGTATTGGGTGAGCTACGAAGAGGTAGTTAAACTGGCCGAGGGAATTCCGGTGCCGGTGAAAGGTCCTCTGGAGAACGACTTCAAAATTACGGCGCAGCAGTTAGAAGAGGCGATTACGTCCAACACTAAACTGGTGATGTATTCTTCGCCCTGCAACCCAACGGGTTCTGTGTTCACGAAGGACGAACTCGCCGCTTTTGCCGCTATTTTGGAAAAACACCCGCAAATCCACGTCATCGCTGACGAGATTTACGAGTACATCAACTTCACAGGCGAGCATTACAGCTTGGCCCGTTTTGAGTCCATCAAAGACCGTGTGATTACGGTGAACGGTTTCTCTAAAGGCTATGCCATGACTGGCTGGCGCGTGGGCTACATTGCGGCCCACAAAGACATCGCCGATGCCTGCGACAAAATGCAGAGCCAGATCACCAGCGGTACCTGCTCCATTGCCCAGAAAGCTGCTCAAGCTGCTTTGGAAGGCGGAAGAGAATCAGCTGAGGAAATGAGCGCTTCTTACCTGCGTCGCCGCGATTTAGTGTTGGGTTTGATGAATGACATACCAGGCATCAAAACCTACGTGCCACAGGGTGCTTTCTATATCTTCCCAGATGTGAGCGCTTTCTTCGGGAAGTCTGCTGGTGACATCAAAATCGAAAACTCAAACGACTTAGCCATGTACCTGCTGAATGACGCTCACGTGTCATTGGTAGAAGGTGGAGCCTTTGGTGCACCGCAGTGTATCCGGTTCTCCTTCGCTGCGTCTGATGCCAAATTGATTGAGGCGTTGGAGCGTATTAAGGCTAGTTTGGCGAAACTGAGCTAA
- a CDS encoding bifunctional heptose 7-phosphate kinase/heptose 1-phosphate adenyltransferase encodes MSIQHTVSALFDRFSQLRVLVVGDVMIDSYLWGKSSRLSPEAPVPIVNRTKIEQRLGGAANVALNIQSLGATPLLCSVVGDDADGATLLRLLQEQGQTQEGIVLSPDRPTTVKQRIISGGQQLLRIDSEVETDLNAVERQALIQKFQDLLPEAHVVIFEDYDKGVLSTEVIQELLTLSAQAGVPTVVDPKKKNFLSYKGSTLFKPNLKELKEGLKVDFADANLAAFEQAVNTLQEQMALENVLVTLSERGVFCQSSAKEKIYLDAHIRTISDVSGAGDTVVSIAALSLAAGLPLAALAELANLGGGLVCEHVGVVPINKEQLRQEAQASKVLQKELVSFAMKA; translated from the coding sequence ATGTCTATTCAGCACACGGTTTCTGCCCTTTTTGACCGCTTCAGCCAACTGCGGGTTCTGGTTGTAGGCGATGTGATGATTGACTCCTATCTCTGGGGAAAATCATCACGCCTTTCGCCGGAGGCACCTGTGCCCATTGTGAACCGAACTAAAATTGAGCAGCGCCTAGGCGGTGCCGCCAACGTGGCCCTGAACATCCAGAGTTTGGGCGCTACCCCATTGCTGTGTTCCGTAGTAGGCGACGACGCAGACGGGGCCACTTTGCTTAGGCTGTTACAGGAGCAGGGCCAAACCCAGGAAGGCATTGTCTTGAGCCCAGACCGTCCTACCACAGTAAAGCAACGCATCATCTCCGGCGGACAGCAACTACTCAGGATAGATTCAGAAGTAGAAACGGATCTAAACGCGGTAGAACGACAAGCCTTAATCCAGAAATTTCAGGACCTGCTGCCAGAGGCGCATGTGGTGATCTTTGAAGATTATGACAAAGGCGTTTTAAGTACCGAGGTAATCCAAGAGCTTCTAACCTTGTCTGCCCAGGCCGGAGTACCTACCGTGGTGGACCCTAAGAAAAAGAACTTCCTGTCTTACAAAGGAAGCACCCTGTTCAAACCCAACCTGAAAGAACTTAAAGAAGGCCTGAAAGTTGATTTTGCAGATGCAAACTTAGCTGCTTTTGAACAGGCGGTAAACACCTTGCAGGAGCAGATGGCTTTGGAGAACGTGCTGGTGACGCTTTCAGAGAGAGGGGTGTTCTGCCAGTCGTCGGCCAAAGAGAAGATTTATTTAGATGCCCACATCCGGACCATTTCTGATGTTTCAGGCGCTGGAGATACCGTTGTGAGCATTGCAGCTCTAAGCTTGGCGGCCGGGTTGCCCTTGGCTGCCCTGGCGGAATTAGCGAATCTAGGCGGGGGATTGGTCTGCGAACACGTAGGCGTAGTTCCCATCAACAAAGAACAACTGCGGCAAGAAGCACAGGCATCAAAAGTCTTGCAGAAAGAACTGGTTTCCTTTGCCATGAAAGCGTAG